From the genome of Argentina anserina chromosome 4, drPotAnse1.1, whole genome shotgun sequence, one region includes:
- the LOC126791004 gene encoding TORTIFOLIA1-like protein 4 translates to MSASRRSSLGSPPQMGGSGSISDLKQRVITCLNKLSDRDTLAMATNELEFIARNLTQDSYATFLICIHNTDASSKPPVRKQCVSLLTSLSNSHGDALAPLLPKMVSTVLRRLRDPDTAVRLACVEAVAAMSARITTPEFAPAFLKPLMDTLAVEQDSNSQIGAALCLAAAIDAAPEVEAAQLRRSLARLGKLAKSEGFRAKAALMVLIGSIVGAGGASSKGALDWLVPCVVEFLSSDDWAVRKGAAETLGKVATAESDLAPLYKACCLGALESRRFDKVKVVRETMNNALEMWKVFAGDSEEVSTPMQSRSSTDNENDRSFPAVSKSSNDGFRTPQTKKTVPTNRFPPSNGSLVTTAKKGSSQGRTERSSDTTKLTKVDHKKSRDWKCEITMPNSASSKVSRADDIVKCDFEVKDSRETEHDANCVVEDKRVLFSRNCNEKAQKFGGLRSRSRVVPFDDENHDSDVVASNPAEEVYESPKEAEDLNLIRAQLIQIENQQANLFDLLQRFMGNSQSGLNSLETRVHGLEMALDGISYDLAVSTGKIPDTESAENTCCKLPGAEFLSSKFWRRTEGRCSGPRFSYSGNNPSMNAVPDKDTGVEPSTFNRQRFQQQSRGAHTTDSPGDSSEQTWNFPDRTPKSRVQVAERVQMYNASQFDGVSPANYIASRNPSRRSSA, encoded by the exons ATGTCTGCCTCGCGACGATCCTCGCTAGGTAGCCCGCCGCAGATGGGCGGGTCCGGGTCGATTTCGGATCTAAAGCAGCGGGTCATTACGTGTCTTAACAAGCTCTCTGACCGTGACACTCTGGCCATGGCCACCAATGAGCTCGAGTTCATTGCTCGGAATCTCACGCAGGACTCTTATGCTACTTTCTTGATCTGCATTCACAACACCGACGCGTCGTCCAAGCCGCCGGTGAGGAAGCAGTGCGTGTCGCTGCTGACGTCACTGTCCAACTCACACGGCGACGCGCTGGCGCCGCTGCTGCCGAAGATGGTCTCCACCGTGCTCCGCCGCCTCCGCGACCCGGACACCGCCGTGAGACTGGCGTGTGTGGAGGCGGTCGCCGCCATGTCGGCGAGGATCACGACGCCGGAGTTCGCGCCGGCTTTTCTGAAGCCGCTGATGGACACGCTGGCGGTGGAGCAGGACTCGAACTCGCAGATCGGCGCGGCGCTCTGCCTCGCCGCCGCGATCGACGCCGCGCCGGAGGTGGAGGCGGCGCAGCTGAGGAGGAGCCTGGCGCGGCTGGGGAAGCTGGCGAAGAGCGAGGGGTTTAGGGCCAAGGCGGCGCTGATGGTGCTGATCGGGAGCATTGTTGGCGCCGGCGGCGCGTCGAGTAAAGGCGCGTTGGATTGGCTGGTGCCGTGTGTGGTGGAGTTTCTGAGCAGCGATGACTGGGCAGTGAGAAAGGGCGCGGCTGAGACGCTAGGAAAAGTAGCCACGGCGGAGTCAGATTTGGCGCCACTCTATAAAGCTTGTTGCTTGGGTGCTTTGGAAAGCCGAAGATTTGATAAG GTGAAGGTAGTGAGGGAGACTATGAATAATGCACTGGAGATGTGGAAGGTTTTCGCAGGCGATTCCGAGGAGGTTTCAACTCCAATGCAATCCAGATCTTCAACTG ATAATGAGAATGATCGTTCCTTTCCTGCCGTATCGAAAAGTTCCAATGATGGCTTTAGAACTcctcaaacaaagaaaaccgTCCCCACAAACAGGTTCCCTCCATCTAACGGTTCTTTGGTGACCACCGCCAAAAAGGGAAGTTCTCAAGGTAGAACGGAGAGAAGTTCAGACACAACCAAGCTCACTAAAGTAGACCACAAGAAATCCCGTGATTGGAAATGTGAAATTACAATGCCAAACTCTGCATCTTCTAAAGTGTCTCGTGCAGATGATATAGTTAAGTGTGATTTTGAAGTTAAGGACTCAAGAGAGACTGAGCACGATGCAAATTGCGTGGTGGAAGATAAACGTGTGCTCTTTAGTAGGAACTGTAATGAAAAAGCACAGAAATTTGGCGGTTTGAGATCTCGTTCTCGAGTGGTTCCGTTTGATGATGAGAACCATGATTCGGATGTTGTGGCAAGTAATCCTGCAGAAGAAGTTTACGAGAGCCCCAAGGAGGCTGAGGATCTGAATCTGATCCGTGCGCAACTCATTCAGATTGAAAACCAGCAAGCAAACCTATTTGATCTTCTCCAG AGGTTCATGGGAAACTCTCAGAGTGGGCTGAATTCTCTTGAGACACGGGTACATGGCCTTGAGATGGCGCTGGATGgaatttcatatgatttgGCAGTATCAACTGGAAAGATTCCAGACACTGAATCTGCAGAAAACACATGTTGCAAGCTGCCTGGTGCCGAGTTCTTGAGCTCTAAGTTCTGGCGTAGAACTGAAGGCCGGTGTTCTGGTCCAAGGTTCTCTTATTCTGGAAACAATCCCTCAATGAATGCTGTGCCTGATAAAGACACTGGTGTTGAACCATCTACATTTAACCGCCAAAGATTTCAGCAACAAAGTAGGGGTGCACATACAACAGATAGTCCAGGCGACTCAAGTGAACAAACATGGAACTTTCCAGACAGAACACCAAAGAGCAGAGTACAAGTTGCTGAGAGGGTTCAAATGTACAATGCTAGTCAGTTTGATGGGGTTTCTCCAGCTAACTATATAGCATCAAGGAACCCTAGCAGAAG GTCATCTGCTTAG